In Thermococcus sp. EP1, one genomic interval encodes:
- the pyrH gene encoding UMP kinase: MRIVFDIGGSVLVPDKPDVKFIDEIAYQLTKISEDHEIAVVVGGGKVAREYIHAAKTFTPNETFKDYIGIHITRANAMLLIAALREKAYPFVVSDFRKAWEVMQLKKIPIMGGTHPGHTTDAVAALLAEYLQADLLVVITNVDGVYDSDPRKNPNAKKLERISTEKLVEIAMQSETKAGGSGVVDALAAKFIHRGKIRTLIIGKEDARTLFDAIKGKHKGTLVEP; the protein is encoded by the coding sequence ATGAGAATAGTATTTGATATAGGAGGGTCTGTTCTAGTTCCAGATAAGCCAGATGTCAAGTTCATAGACGAAATTGCCTACCAATTAACAAAAATCAGTGAAGATCATGAAATTGCAGTTGTTGTTGGAGGAGGAAAAGTCGCAAGAGAATATATCCATGCAGCAAAGACTTTTACTCCGAACGAAACCTTCAAGGATTATATTGGGATCCATATAACAAGAGCCAATGCAATGCTTCTAATAGCTGCGCTTAGAGAGAAGGCATATCCTTTCGTAGTAAGTGACTTCAGAAAAGCCTGGGAAGTCATGCAACTGAAAAAAATCCCAATAATGGGAGGAACTCATCCTGGGCATACCACTGATGCTGTAGCAGCACTTTTGGCAGAGTATCTCCAAGCAGACCTACTTGTGGTCATTACAAATGTGGATGGAGTTTACGACAGCGACCCCAGGAAAAATCCAAATGCAAAGAAATTAGAAAGGATATCCACTGAAAAACTGGTAGAAATAGCCATGCAAAGTGAAACTAAAGCTGGTGGAAGCGGGGTTGTTGATGCTCTTGCAGCAAAGTTTATTCATAGAGGAAAGATAAGAACCCTTATCATTGGCAAAGAAGATGCAAGGACTTTATTCGATGCAATAAAAGGAAAGCATAAAGGCACATTAGTTGAGCCTTAA
- a CDS encoding NAD(P)/FAD-dependent oxidoreductase, with protein MRIVVIGSGTAGSNFALFARKIDRKAEIIVIGKEKTMQYSPCALPFTLSGKIPKLEDIIVFPNEFYEKQKIKLLLETEAKAIDREKKVVVTDKGEIPYDKLVLATGSKAFVPPIKGVESEGVFTLKTMDDVKQIQSYIKERNPKKALVIGAGLIGLEGAVAFRELGMDVLVVELLEHLLPTMLDKEMASIIQSHMEEKGIQFRFGAAVSEIIGNPVNAVRIGEEKIDADLVLVATGVRANTELAKQANLEVNKGIIVDEYLRTSDPDIYAIGDCAEVYDAVTGNRILSQLGTTAVRMAKVAAENIFGRNVKFKPVFNTAITELFDLEIGTFGITQERAKKEGINVVIGKFKGSTKPEYYPGGKPITVKLIFRKKDKKLIGAQIVGGERVWGRIMALSLVAQKEASVEDVAYSETAYAPPISPTIDPITIAAEMALRKFK; from the coding sequence ATGAGAATTGTTGTAATCGGTTCTGGTACAGCAGGTAGCAATTTCGCACTTTTTGCAAGAAAAATAGACAGAAAAGCCGAGATAATCGTTATTGGAAAAGAAAAAACAATGCAATACTCTCCCTGTGCTTTGCCGTTTACATTAAGTGGTAAAATACCAAAGCTTGAGGACATTATTGTGTTTCCCAACGAATTTTATGAAAAACAAAAGATAAAGCTACTGCTTGAGACTGAAGCAAAAGCTATAGACAGAGAAAAAAAAGTCGTAGTTACAGATAAAGGAGAAATACCATATGACAAGTTGGTTCTAGCTACTGGATCAAAAGCATTTGTACCCCCAATAAAAGGAGTTGAAAGCGAGGGAGTCTTCACTTTAAAAACAATGGACGATGTGAAGCAAATTCAGAGTTATATAAAAGAACGGAATCCTAAAAAAGCTTTAGTTATAGGAGCGGGCCTAATTGGACTCGAGGGTGCTGTTGCTTTTAGAGAACTCGGAATGGATGTCCTTGTAGTAGAGCTTCTTGAGCATTTACTACCCACCATGCTCGACAAGGAGATGGCCTCCATTATCCAGTCACATATGGAAGAAAAAGGAATTCAATTTAGATTTGGTGCTGCGGTGAGTGAGATTATAGGAAACCCTGTAAATGCAGTGAGAATAGGGGAAGAAAAAATTGACGCCGATTTAGTCCTTGTGGCCACTGGAGTTAGGGCAAATACTGAATTAGCAAAGCAGGCGAATTTAGAGGTTAACAAAGGAATTATAGTGGACGAGTACCTCAGAACAAGTGATCCAGATATATACGCCATTGGAGATTGTGCAGAGGTTTATGATGCAGTAACCGGAAATCGAATTCTAAGTCAACTCGGAACAACAGCAGTTAGAATGGCAAAAGTGGCTGCTGAAAATATCTTTGGCAGAAATGTGAAGTTTAAACCAGTCTTCAATACTGCAATAACCGAACTTTTTGATTTAGAGATTGGTACATTTGGAATAACGCAAGAAAGAGCAAAAAAAGAGGGAATTAATGTAGTTATTGGTAAATTTAAAGGATCCACCAAACCAGAGTACTATCCTGGAGGAAAGCCTATCACAGTGAAGCTCATATTTAGAAAGAAGGATAAAAAACTAATAGGGGCCCAAATAGTAGGTGGAGAAAGAGTTTGGGGCAGAATCATGGCACTAAGCCTTGTAGCTCAAAAAGAAGCAAGTGTTGAAGACGTAGCATATAGCGAAACTGCTTATGCCCCACCAATAAGTCCCACTATTGACCCCATAACAATCGCAGCTGAAATGGCACTAAGAAAATTCAAATGA